TTAACGTCGATTGCTTTTCGatgttgttaattaaaatatatattttaaaaatttcatacgaACAAGTTCCACGTAcgcttctttttattaaataataaataagcataagatagatagagatagagagagatagagagagagagagagagagagagagagagagagagagagagagagagagagtgagagagagaaagagagagaaagagctgaAGTGAATGAGAAAGCGTAATTATTCAACGTTCGCGGTTCACGCTACTTGAGAACGGGACATTAAGTTTTGATTACGTTTGATCATTGGCGGATTTTTTAAACCTTTGAGGAATCCACGGAGACAAATTACAAATTCTTGAGGAGGAGGaataaagggaagaagagacaCCCGCCTCCCTTTTCCCTAAcattataaaacaaatcaattattatgcGCACAATATaacattacgtatatatactttctttcatcgatcgttcatgaaaattgaaaaataaacactgtgcaataaaattcgatcataatctcattgataataaaaattaaaaattatatatcgaaaattatatGTCGccaaaagatattaaattcattttgtttatataatatggaattttttttatactttgtcGTATCGTCCCGTGTCGTGTCGTGTCGGGGCCTTATATCTTATAAGGCCCAAGGCAACCGCCTCCGCCATTTCTATGCATAAATCCGCCATTGTAATCGTCTTTCGTTTCATTACTTTTGGACATCGTTTCTCTCGTCGCTTttgtaaatcaataaataaatattattatagcgtacacatacacgcacacacagacacacacacgtgcagtttaaacgaacgatcgatcatgTTCGATCGTCGATCACGttgatgatatataattaaaaagcttAGAAACTCGTGTTCTCttgccatttttatttttacaagttaagagagagaaaagagatagagatagagacagagagagagagagagagagagagagagaaagggacggaaaaaaaaataagaaacgtttgtaaaaggaaaaagaactttttttccgggtttgttttgttcttttttctataagctttttatttccttttttatttaaaaatttttttttcctttttttcttattcttactaATCCCAAGAAATTCACACAACGAATATTTCAACGTGTACTTGccataaacgaaaaaagaaagaaagtttagCGTTAGACGAATAGTtttaagagaattttttagagagagagagagagagagagagagagagaatatcaataaaaaaaaaaaggaaggaagaaagaaagaaaaaggaaaatataataaaaggaaaaaaaaagaagacaagaggacagataaaaagaattatgaaaaagaaaaattaccaCTCTAATTGACGCACGCAAGAATATAATgatgtgtatataatttcttttttttttttttcttctttttttttaagacacGCAcatattcacacacacacatatacacatacaaattcgcgattttgaaaataaataattcttttatgatAAGGGAACAAACAAACTCTGCCAAGCTTATCGAAattgctcttttttcttgttatttctctccatttttattattattattactattattattattattttttttttattattattattattattattattattattattattattattattattaatattgttattattattattattattattattattattattattattattattattattattattattattattattattattattattattattattattgttttaaaggtaaataaaatctttctcgCGATAAAGTAGATCCTATTGTTACCAATCTCGTCGTTTAAAATGTTCtaatattatggatattaaattttctttatcgataaaCGTCGCAAACGCTTACAATCAgtgtcttatttatttacactcATATGGCGAAatgtttaacaaaaaaaacgtggtgttttttcttcttttttgtagataaaaaagaaaacacgaagaaaaagaacaaaaagagagagagagagagagagagagagaaaaaagtgaatgttttccttttgatcgaggatcgaagaaaaaaagaaaaaaatacgtacatacatatatacacacatacatacatacatacatatatacatacatatatcgtccAGTgtgcattttatattttacttatgaTGTTCCGAAGTTTACGTGGTGTGTTCAAAATGGTGGCCTTAGCGTTAATGCAATAACGAAAAGTTctcataataaatgatttatatcaattttctattttctgcAATGTAATATCGAAGCACATTAATGCCATTACAGTAATACGTTTCAATCTCTTATAATCCTCTAAATTCTTCGTCGTATCTTGATTGTATAtgataaattactttttttttttttttgttttttttttttttacgatataaaagtAGAGAAATCATTAATCGTGTGTGCGTTAGTCCTTCGAGTAAAAACAAACTGGCTATCTCACAATTTTCCTTCATTATCAATTCTATTCTTCTCTGAAGAAATtatttgtctatctatctatctatttgttgttctttacgttattatatgaaatgacAAAACTGGACACCTTACGTATTAAAAACACATACTTTAttggatatatttaatagtatATCTTCTATAAATGACATGATAAACAATTTGACGAAGAAATTCAGCAGACTTATGTCCTGCGAATATtcctcgtatatatatatatatatttatatatttatatatatatataatagtacgATAATACGACTATGTTATATATACGTTAGAAGAGGAGATAAATTTAaggatattagaaaatattcattgaataTATCTTGAGATCAGAGAGAACGGAATAAATAACGTTATTGTAAGCGGTTGAATTTGTCATTTTATTCTCTATTaaaatatagagagagaagaaaaaaaatatatatagttccattcgaaaaaggaaagaaagaaaaaaaaaagaaaaaaaaacgaaactaaCATAAGATTCGacgatcttttaaaatttcgtagaaaagaaaaaaagggaaaaggaaaggaagaaacgggAAAAGAAGTGATCttgagaacatttttttttttttttttttcctatcgttACATGTATCCCCTTTAgaatagtatatatttttcctacAAAGTTTTTTCATACGATTAtgaataacgaagataaatatttagatattccTAAATagtagaataaatataatattgaatataattgttctttgtaattataacaatgaaataattgttaCACAAGTGTAAATTGTTTATACAGTTAAGTATATTTCAAGCGCTTGTTGTAAAACACATTTTCGCAcgcttttaatttcaattgcaATTGAATCAttgaggatatatatatatatatatatatatatatatatatttgtatatgtatatatatttacaattaccTTTCAAAAAGCAAAACGTATTTTACGTTTTGCATAtggtcgattaaaaaaaacaaaaatacataaagaaaaaaaatttcatatcaaaGTCACGGCGGAGCgcaattattgattataataatttttgcgaaatataattttaaatcgaattagaagaatttgtattaaatcTTGTTCCTCGGCTTCAAGCTCGTTAACATATTTTGTGAATAAACATCATATATTGATACATATTGGATATCTGAAACATTAATACTTGTATTACATATAAGGAATGTATAGTTCGCGATTGAGTCTAAGGATATTTAATCATTGaattaatatgtttataataagagacaatttttacaaaaatacttTTCTTATGATAACATTGATGCATGATATTCCAAGATTTTCCAGCTGAATTtccttaatatattttctaaatagaaataaatatgtcGCTCGAATTTGGGCCATATAAAGCTtcgttaaaatgttttttacgAGTAGAGTTGTAacaatgaagagaaaaaagaaaacaaaaataatgagaaaaaatttttctcctgACTAATATgatgcaaaataaaaatcattataatcgattattatcgtcagTCCATTTCGAAGTGTGTCGATTAAGATTATGTGACGTCATCGTTTCGTTCGATATGTTTCGTAAAAGAACCGCAGAGTGGCGCTAATGTCTATCGTATACAAAGATGGCTGCCACCCCCACGAGGTATCATTTAAAGCGTGCTCGTGTTTATTGATGTATCTCGATCGGTATAAACATTGAGGTTAGAAAAATGGTACtaagtaaaatatttgtacgaAATCGTGCACTTGGTTACGTTAGTAATCATATACCCGTGATAACTAGATAtattcaaagaagaaaagaaaatcttttggtTACTTGCGTTGGAAAAGAATTTCATACTTATGGATGTGCACATTTTACTCTTCTCAGTGTATCCGGAACTCATCCTGACGATATAACTTGTTTATCTGCAGACACATATCACATTTATACCGccgcaaaaaatattatatatgcatggAGAAGAGGTACGGAATTAAAACATGTTTACAAAGGTCACGAATATtctgtacatattatattacctTTTGGACCACATTTAATTTCCGTCGATGAGTATAGTAATGTTAAAGTTTGGGATATAAAAACAGAAGAATTAATATTGGAATTGAacttttctaatgaaatatttcaaataactaCATTGATACATCCCATTACTTATATGAACAAAGTTTTGTTTGGTAGCCAACAAGGATATTTACAATTGTGGAATTTAAAAACGACAAAGATGATTTATACTTTCAAAGGATGGAATAATACTATTACCGCTTTAGAGCAAGCACCTGCGATAGATGTTGTAGCTGTAGGTCTATCCGATGGAAGGATTATGTTGCATAATCTTAAATATGACGAAACGATCTTTGAATTGATTCAAGATTGGGGTGCTGTAATATCTATAACATTTCGTACCGATGATCATCCAATTATGGCTACGGGAAGTTTAAATGGACATATTGTATTTTGGAATCTCGAGCAAAGAAAAGTTGAAAGCCAATTGAACAAAGCTCATTTTGATTCTGTAACAGGTTTAAAATATCTACCGAATGAACCATTAATGGTTTCATCCTCGCctgataattcattaaaattatggATTTTTGACTTGGCCGATGGTGCTGGaagattattgaaaataaggGAGGGACATTCGTTGCCACCTacgatcgttcgtttttatggcaacaatagcgataatatattaactgCAGGAGGTGATTCATCGCTTAGAATATTCTCTACTATTACcgaaacatttaataaaagtttagGAAGAGCTTCTTTTAATAGAAAAGCTACTAAAAAGAAAGGTAGATCGATAGAAGATCCAATGATAATGCCTCCAATAATAAATCTGTCTTTTGAAAAAACTAGAGAAAAGGAATGGAGCAATATAGTAGCTTCTCATGCGGGTTTAGGCACAGTTACTACATGGtcttatgatttattaaagatggataatcataaattattaccagaaagatttaaaaataatcgtaatgCTATGGCAACTTGTTTGTGCCTTACAAAATGTGGTAATTTCGTTGTTATTGGATATAATACTGGTCATGTAGATCGATTTAATGTACAATCAGGTATTCATAGAGCCAGTTATGGCAATGAAAGTGAAGCGCATAAAGGTTCGGTAAAAGGTGTAATAGTAGACGCTTTGAATCAAACCGTTATTACAGCTGGAAGGGATtgctttataaaattttggaattttaaatctaaaaatggtaaataaatcataatagaattatttttgatcGGTTTATTGTTGTaccttttattatatcatttttatttcaaaattaaatgttatatgtaaaattaaagataCAGGACCAAGGACTATAATAACGCTACCAGAATCGATAGAATGGTTACGGTATCACAATGAAAGTACTTTCATGGCCGTTGCATTGGAAGATTTCTCAgtgattttaattgatttagaTACTAAAAAAGTAATGAGACATTTTCACGGACATAAAGGACAATTGACAGATGCATCATTCAGTCCAGATGCAAGATGGTTAATCACATCTTCTATGGATTGTACAATAAGGACTTGGGATATTTTATCTTCTCATTTAATAGATGTATTTCAAGTAagtttctataatattattatcggtcGTAGGCccgattatttcgattaaatatatttcatttatacataaatatattttataattgtataatacatttaGGTTCCAGATGCGTGTATATCTCTACATTTTTCTCCTACTGGAGAATTTCTTGTCACATCTCATATGTGTAATTTGGGAATATATTTGTGGTCAAATCGTACCATTTATTCTCATGTATCCTTAAAAGCTATAAGGGAAGAGGATGTAATACCTATAATTAATCTTCCTAGTTCTATAGTGGAAGTTAATCGACAAGATGACGAAGACATTATTGAAGATGAATCAGAATATATTTCTCCGGAACAGCTTAATGAAAATCTAATTACGATATCCGCTTTGGCACAATCCAGATGGTTAAATTTGCTTAACATAGATATagttaagaaaagaaacaaacctAAGGAGCCACCTAAAGCTCCAGAAAAGGCACCTTTCTTTTTACCAACTATTCCCTCgttagatattaaatttgatttttcagATTTAAAAGATCCTATGAACGCTGAAAAATTACGATCTCataaagattttcaaaatttaacaatatttgccaaattattatattctactGCTACAAATGAACATTTCTTagatgttataaataaattaaaatctatgAGTCCAAGTTCCGTCGACTTTGAAATTCAATCTCTTTCCTCGGAAGAAAATAGTACAAAATCATTGTTACTTCAGTTTATGAAAGTCTTGTGTTATATGATGGAACGTAAAATTGATTTCGAATTGACGCAAGCATATCTAGcagtatttttaaaatggcATGGTCAAACAATATCTGAAACTGAGGAATTGAGAGATAActtagaaaaaatagaagatttACAATTGAAAAACTGGTTTATActtagagaaaaattattctataatcTTAGTGTTGTACagactattaaaaaaatgtaatataaataaagtttaagaaatttgtaatttttttttttttttgtacatatcattaaatttttactattattactttgtagaattgttcgaaaaaaataaacaaaaaaaaagtcctttgttaaatgtatataatcatCGAAAATGTAACGCGCAatgtaaatacaaatatatcatgatatttgtttgttttttttttttttttatcattacagttctataaaataaaaagatcatagaaatattatatatattattctttgtaATTAAGAAAAGGTTGTAAATGTTC
This DNA window, taken from Vespa velutina chromosome 12, iVesVel2.1, whole genome shotgun sequence, encodes the following:
- the LOC124953476 gene encoding WD repeat-containing protein 36; protein product: MVLSKIFVRNRALGYVSNHIPVITRYIQRRKENLLVTCVGKEFHTYGCAHFTLLSVSGTHPDDITCLSADTYHIYTAAKNIIYAWRRGTELKHVYKGHEYSVHIILPFGPHLISVDEYSNVKVWDIKTEELILELNFSNEIFQITTLIHPITYMNKVLFGSQQGYLQLWNLKTTKMIYTFKGWNNTITALEQAPAIDVVAVGLSDGRIMLHNLKYDETIFELIQDWGAVISITFRTDDHPIMATGSLNGHIVFWNLEQRKVESQLNKAHFDSVTGLKYLPNEPLMVSSSPDNSLKLWIFDLADGAGRLLKIREGHSLPPTIVRFYGNNSDNILTAGGDSSLRIFSTITETFNKSLGRASFNRKATKKKGRSIEDPMIMPPIINLSFEKTREKEWSNIVASHAGLGTVTTWSYDLLKMDNHKLLPERFKNNRNAMATCLCLTKCGNFVVIGYNTGHVDRFNVQSGIHRASYGNESEAHKGSVKGVIVDALNQTVITAGRDCFIKFWNFKSKNDTGPRTIITLPESIEWLRYHNESTFMAVALEDFSVILIDLDTKKVMRHFHGHKGQLTDASFSPDARWLITSSMDCTIRTWDILSSHLIDVFQVPDACISLHFSPTGEFLVTSHMCNLGIYLWSNRTIYSHVSLKAIREEDVIPIINLPSSIVEVNRQDDEDIIEDESEYISPEQLNENLITISALAQSRWLNLLNIDIVKKRNKPKEPPKAPEKAPFFLPTIPSLDIKFDFSDLKDPMNAEKLRSHKDFQNLTIFAKLLYSTATNEHFLDVINKLKSMSPSSVDFEIQSLSSEENSTKSLLLQFMKVLCYMMERKIDFELTQAYLAVFLKWHGQTISETEELRDNLEKIEDLQLKNWFILREKLFYNLSVVQTIKKM